A stretch of the Aegilops tauschii subsp. strangulata cultivar AL8/78 chromosome 4, Aet v6.0, whole genome shotgun sequence genome encodes the following:
- the LOC109749097 gene encoding alpha-amylase/trypsin inhibitor codes for MASLAAASRVVLHILPLFLLAAGTHAATFTITNKCQFTVWAAAVPSGGGKQLDPGAQPWSIEVPAGTTGGRVWARTGCNFDGSGNGQCQTGDCGGVLQCTGYGQAPNTLAEFGLNKYMGQDFIDISVIDGFNVPMDFLPADGTAGCAKGGPRCDADITSQCPSELRAPGGCNNACTVFKKDEYCCTGTAADNCGPTDYSRFFKGQCPDAYSYPKDDATSIFTCPGGTNYQVVFCP; via the coding sequence ATGGCATCCCTAGCAGCCGCTTCCCGTGTCGTGCTGCACATCCTCCCTCTTTTTCTCCTCGCTGCCGGCACCCACGCCGCCACGTTCACCATCACCAACAAGTGCCAGTTCACCGTGTGGGCGGCGGCCGTGCCGTCCGGCGGTGGCAAGCAGCTGGACCCGGGGGCGCAGCCATGGAGCATCGAGGTGCCGGCGGGCACGACGGGCGGGCGCGTGTGGGCGCGCACGGGGTGCAACTTCGACGGGAGCGGCAACGGGCAGTGCCAGACGGGGGACTGCGGCGGCGTGCTGCAGTGCACGGGGTACGGGCAGGCGCCCAACACGCTGGCCGAGTTCGGGCTGAATAAGTACATGGGCCAAGACTTCATCGACATCTCTGTCATCGACGGCTTTAACGTGCCCATGGACTTTCTGCCGGCCGACGGCACAGCCGGGTGCGCCAAGGGCGGGCCGCGGTGCGACGCGGACATCACGTCACAGTGCCCGTCCGAGCTCCGGGCACCCGGCGGGTGCAACAACGCGTGCACGGTGTTCAAGAAGGACGAGTACTGCTGCACCGGCACGGCGGCGGACAACTGCGGGCCGACCGACTACTCGAGGTTCTTCAAGGGCCAGTGCCCGGACGCCTACAGCTACCCCAAGGATGATGCCACCAGCATCTTCACTTGCCCCGGCGGCACCAACTACCAGGTCGT